The sequence AAACATCAATAATCTATACGCACGTGGTAAATGCTCATCAGCATTTTCTTAAAAATGGTTTTTATTGTTTCAATATCCTTTAGGGTGATATTGCTATCGTTCAACTGGCCCTGGTTCAGTTTATAACTCACAATGCGGTCAACCAGATCGTTAATACTCTGCTCATCCGGCTCACGTAATGATCGTGAAGCCGCTTCTACAGAATCGGCCAGCATCAGCACACCGGTTTCTTTAGAGAATGGGATCGGGCCGGGATAGCGGAAGATGTTTTCGTCTATAAGTTTCTCCGGGAAGTTCTTCAGGTACGATTGATAGAAGTAATCTACCCGGGTATTACCGTGGTGGGTGCGTATAAAGTCGATCACTATTTCGGGCAGGCGCTCCTTACGGGCCATTTCGATACCGTTACTTACATGCCGGATAATGATCTGCGCGCTTTCCTCGTACGAGAGTTTATCATGCGGATTAAAGCCCGAATTTTGATTCTCGATAAAATACAGCGGGTTTTCTATCTTACCGATATCATGATACAAAGCCCCTGCCCTCACCAGCAACGAATTACCGCCAATGGTATAAATAGCATTCTCGGCCAGGTTAGCTACCTGTAGCGAGTGTTGAAAGGTACCCGGCGCGTTGAAGGCCAATTGACGCAGTAATGGCGCGTTGGTATTGGTCAGTTCTATCAGGGTGATCTCGGATGTGATCTGGAACACCTGCTCGAAAGCATAAATAAGCGGATAAGCCAGCAGGGTGAGCAGCACACTCACCACAAATGGGAAGAAATCCATCCACTCGATATTGATGAAAGTACCCTCGCGGATAAAGCAGATGCCGATGAACGACACAAAGTAAGTGAACGTGATGATCAATGCAGATACCAGGAACTGATCTCGCCGTACCAGGTTTTTTATACTATAGATAGCCACCATCCCCGCCGTGATCTCGAAGTATGCGAACTCAAAACTGTTTGGTACAAAGAAACCCGCTATCAACACCACCAGCAGGTGGATATTCAGCGCCAAACGGGTATCAAACAAAATACGGATGATAATGGGTACTATACAATAAGGTATATAGTAAATGCTGGGCAACTGTACCCTGATAGACCATGATAGCGTGGCCAGCATAGCAGTAACCACAAGCAATATTAAACTCACTAAACGGTTATCGGCATAAATATCCTTACGGAAAAGGTACAGGAATATCATTAGCAAACCAACCGCTATGGCTACCAGTAAAAATTGACCTAACAGTACCAGGTTAGGATTACCGTTAACGCGGGCATTATCCTCGAAAGCCTTTTTGTACGATTCCAGCTTTTGATAAACCTCATCGTTAATAACCGACCCTTTGGCTACAATCACTTCCCCCTTTTGCACCATGCCACGTGTAAGGGACAAGCCGTCCAGCACCTCATTTTCAAACTTTTGGGTCAGTTTATCATCGTAGCTTAGGGTATTCTGGATCCTGTCATCAATAATATCCAACAAAAAAGCTTTATTAATATCGGGGCTTGCCTGCAATTGCTGGTTACAATAGGCCATTGCACGTTCGTGAGTGTACAGGTCGGTAGTGTTTTTATCTGTGGCGATATTTTTAAACAGGATACGTATGGTATAATTGCCATCGCCATGCTGGTATTTTGATACCAGTGTTAAAACACCGCTGTTATAAATGGTTTTAAGCAGGTTATATCCGGTTGTTAAATAACGCTCTTTCAGCCGTTCGTTAATACCGGCATTATGCCATTTTATTTCGAAATCATTTTTATAACCATTCAGTTGCTGATCGGGCACATCGGGCAGTAACTGGTAGATAGGCGTAATAGTGCGTAGCGCCGCGTCCTGATCGGTGGCCAGTTCCTGGCTGGTTTTCAGAATGGCGAAGTTATAGGGCGATACCAGATCTTTTTGGTTCCAGATGCGGCCCTTCTCGTACTCGTAACGGAATTTAGCCTGCTTGGGGAGTGTGTATACGATCAGGCATATACTCAACAGCATCATGAAATACTTGATATTACGGGCGTATTTCCTAAACAATGCCCTTTGGCGCGATGCTGATAGTGTAGCCATTTACCTGTTTAATACAGCAAAATTAGCAAGATAAAATTATTAACCTATTTTACTTGCATTTATGCTTTTTAGTTTGATATCTTTATGATATCATTTTAAATCATAATTATCATGGAATCTGAAAAATCGACCAAACCCATCTCCGGCTATTTTATGCTGATGGTTTTTATTATTTTAGTAATACTCGCTATAACCATGGGCACGATGCAGGTACCTGCCGCAAGCGTGGTATTGGGCATAACCGGCTTTCTGCTACTGCCCGGCTTTATAGTAGTAAATCCTAACGAATCGAAAGTACTTACGCTTTTTGGCAGCTATGTGGGCACAGTTAAAGTAACCGGCTTTCATTGGGTAAACCCGTTCACGGTAAAAAAGCGCTTATCGTTACGCGCCTTTAACCTTAATGGCCAGCAATTAAAGGTGAACGATAAGATCGGCAACCCTATCGAGATAGCCGCTGTAATTGTTTGGCAGGTAAAGGATACCGCTAAAGCCACCTTCGCTGTCGAGAATTATATTCAATACGTAAATATCCAAAGTGAAGCGGCTGTACGACACCTCGCTAATTCATTCCCCTATGATAACCTGGAGGATGAAACAGCTACAGTAACCCTGCGCGATGGCGCCGAGCAAGTAAGCCTGATGCTGGAACAGGAACTGACCGACCGTCTGTCGCGCGCCGGTATCGAGGTATTGGAAGCCCGTATATCGCACCTGGCCTATGCACCAGAGATCGCGAATGCCATGTTACAACGCCAACAGGCATCGGCTATTATCGCCGCCCGTAAACTGATTGTTGAAGGCGCAGTAAGTATTGTGGAGATGGCATTAGACCGTTTATCTGAAAAGAACATTGTAGAACTGGATGAGGAACGTAAAGCCAGCATGGTAAGCAACCTGCTGGTTGTGCTTTGCGGCGAACGCGCGGTATCGCCGGTAATTAATACAGGTACCTTATATAATTAATACCATGGACAATTATTTCAGGCCGTTCGATCAGCTTCGCGTTAATGAGTTAATGGTGAACCGGATCGGCTATTTTCGTCCATCGTACGAGTTGAACGATGGCCAGTTCATCTATGCTAAATTAAGCACCGCAGGCTGGTTTAAGCCAACCGCCATTTTAGAAACAGCCGACAATCGTTGGGAACTTGTACCGAAAGGATTGTTCAGGCGTACATTGTACATCAATAAGTCAGCCACGGAAAATATTGGTTCTGTTAAGCCCGAAGCATGGACCCGTAAAATAAGCCTGGGTATGAACGATGGCTTCCAGGCTCACTTCACCAGTAAAAAGGTATTTTCGCGCACAGTTTATTTAAACAGCGACCAATACGGCGATATGTTTAGTATAGAGCCCAACCTTTGGAAGTTTAAAATGCCTTTTCGTGTTACCTTTAACCGCGACATACTAAAACAGGTACCCGAAATAGGCATGTATATGCTAATCGGTATTTACATGGTGCTTTTGCGCCAGCAACAGGCAGCCGCAGCGCATTAAAATTATTATGGCCGAGAAGAAACCATTTGTATTACGCGTAAATCCTGAAATGCTGAAGGAGATAGAGGCCTGGGCTAACGACGAGTTTCGGAGCACCAATGGCCAGATAGAATATCTTTTACAGCAAGCCATCAACGTGCGCAAAAAAGGGAACAAAAAGAAAAAGCCGGAATAAAATAATTTAACCACAGAGGTCACGGAGCGAGAAACACGGAGATCACAGAGATATGCAAATTAAATATTGAGTTCGCAAGGCTCTGTGCCCTCCGTGAAAATCTCTGTGCCCTCTGTGGTTAAAATCACCCACCATTCTTTCACCACAAGAAATTCCATATCATACAACACAATATAATTTCCCACTGGTTATACTATCACAT comes from Mucilaginibacter mali and encodes:
- a CDS encoding HD family phosphohydrolase; the protein is MATLSASRQRALFRKYARNIKYFMMLLSICLIVYTLPKQAKFRYEYEKGRIWNQKDLVSPYNFAILKTSQELATDQDAALRTITPIYQLLPDVPDQQLNGYKNDFEIKWHNAGINERLKERYLTTGYNLLKTIYNSGVLTLVSKYQHGDGNYTIRILFKNIATDKNTTDLYTHERAMAYCNQQLQASPDINKAFLLDIIDDRIQNTLSYDDKLTQKFENEVLDGLSLTRGMVQKGEVIVAKGSVINDEVYQKLESYKKAFEDNARVNGNPNLVLLGQFLLVAIAVGLLMIFLYLFRKDIYADNRLVSLILLVVTAMLATLSWSIRVQLPSIYYIPYCIVPIIIRILFDTRLALNIHLLVVLIAGFFVPNSFEFAYFEITAGMVAIYSIKNLVRRDQFLVSALIITFTYFVSFIGICFIREGTFINIEWMDFFPFVVSVLLTLLAYPLIYAFEQVFQITSEITLIELTNTNAPLLRQLAFNAPGTFQHSLQVANLAENAIYTIGGNSLLVRAGALYHDIGKIENPLYFIENQNSGFNPHDKLSYEESAQIIIRHVSNGIEMARKERLPEIVIDFIRTHHGNTRVDYFYQSYLKNFPEKLIDENIFRYPGPIPFSKETGVLMLADSVEAASRSLREPDEQSINDLVDRIVSYKLNQGQLNDSNITLKDIETIKTIFKKMLMSIYHVRIDY
- a CDS encoding SPFH domain-containing protein; its protein translation is MESEKSTKPISGYFMLMVFIILVILAITMGTMQVPAASVVLGITGFLLLPGFIVVNPNESKVLTLFGSYVGTVKVTGFHWVNPFTVKKRLSLRAFNLNGQQLKVNDKIGNPIEIAAVIVWQVKDTAKATFAVENYIQYVNIQSEAAVRHLANSFPYDNLEDETATVTLRDGAEQVSLMLEQELTDRLSRAGIEVLEARISHLAYAPEIANAMLQRQQASAIIAARKLIVEGAVSIVEMALDRLSEKNIVELDEERKASMVSNLLVVLCGERAVSPVINTGTLYN
- a CDS encoding Arc family DNA binding domain-containing protein — its product is MAEKKPFVLRVNPEMLKEIEAWANDEFRSTNGQIEYLLQQAINVRKKGNKKKKPE